One genomic segment of uncultured Desulfobacter sp. includes these proteins:
- a CDS encoding alpha-ketoacid dehydrogenase subunit beta, translated as MSQKTFGNAINEALSIAMDMDDTVFIAGEGVGVSIYLDPNMPTHGLLDKFGRRRVKDTPVSEAAIAGLAVGASCMGLRPVVEIMFFPFITLASDMLINHAGKLRYMSGGKYSFPLTVRVKAGVGFGAGSQHSHNLEAWIAHCPGLKIVWPATVEDAKGLLLSAIFDPDPVIVVEDMMLYRMKGELPDADFRTPLGKARVTVPGTDCTVIAYGMALYTAMKALDPLIEKGISCEVIDLRSLVPLDKTCILESVRKTGRLVVVHEANRFCGFGAELAAMVAEEAFYDLKGPVKRVGAPQIPVPVASSLEKVFIPAPEDVVRAVLETMNK; from the coding sequence ATGAGTCAAAAAACGTTCGGAAATGCAATAAACGAGGCCTTGTCTATTGCCATGGATATGGATGACACCGTATTTATTGCTGGCGAAGGGGTCGGTGTATCCATCTACCTCGACCCCAACATGCCAACCCACGGTCTTCTGGATAAATTTGGACGACGCCGGGTGAAAGACACGCCGGTCAGTGAGGCGGCCATTGCCGGGCTCGCTGTGGGGGCCTCCTGCATGGGGCTGCGGCCGGTTGTGGAAATCATGTTTTTTCCATTCATTACCCTGGCCAGTGATATGCTGATCAACCACGCAGGCAAATTGCGTTACATGAGCGGTGGCAAATATAGCTTTCCACTGACCGTGAGAGTCAAAGCCGGTGTCGGGTTCGGTGCCGGCAGCCAGCACTCTCACAATCTGGAAGCGTGGATAGCCCACTGCCCGGGCCTGAAAATCGTCTGGCCGGCAACTGTAGAGGATGCCAAGGGACTTCTTCTCAGTGCTATCTTTGACCCGGACCCGGTCATCGTGGTGGAAGACATGATGCTCTACCGGATGAAAGGAGAGTTGCCGGACGCAGACTTCCGCACTCCTTTAGGCAAGGCCCGGGTGACCGTACCGGGTACCGACTGCACCGTGATTGCCTATGGTATGGCCCTTTACACTGCCATGAAAGCGCTCGATCCTTTAATTGAAAAAGGTATCTCGTGCGAGGTAATTGACCTGCGGTCTTTAGTGCCCTTGGATAAAACCTGTATCCTCGAATCGGTGCGCAAAACGGGTCGTTTGGTTGTCGTGCACGAGGCTAACCGTTTTTGCGGATTTGGGGCGGAATTGGCCGCCATGGTGGCCGAGGAGGCTTTCTACGATTTGAAAGGGCCTGTCAAACGTGTTGGTGCCCCACAGATCCCGGTACCTGTCGCATCAAGCCTTGAGAAGGTCTTTATACCCGCTCCGGAGGATGTTGTCAGGGCAGTTCTGGAGACAATGAACAAATGA
- a CDS encoding CBS domain-containing protein has protein sequence MKTAKDIMEQKVISITPETDISRAVEILLNNHINGVPVVDGDGILKGILCQTDLIFQQKTISLPPILTFLDGIIPLSSSKKLENEMKKIAAGTVAQAMVADPVTVAPDTPVNEIAALMVEKHFHTIPVVQDGKLVGIVGKEDVLKTLIKP, from the coding sequence ATGAAAACTGCTAAAGACATCATGGAACAAAAAGTCATCTCAATAACACCGGAGACCGACATCTCCCGGGCCGTGGAGATTCTGTTAAACAACCACATTAATGGTGTGCCCGTGGTGGATGGGGACGGTATACTGAAAGGTATTCTGTGCCAGACTGATCTCATTTTCCAGCAGAAAACCATCTCTCTGCCCCCCATACTCACCTTTTTGGACGGCATTATTCCCTTATCTTCATCTAAAAAACTAGAAAATGAGATGAAAAAAATAGCCGCCGGCACCGTGGCCCAGGCCATGGTTGCCGATCCTGTCACCGTAGCACCGGACACACCGGTCAATGAGATCGCAGCCTTGATGGTTGAAAAGCATTTTCATACCATTCCCGTGGTCCAGGACGGTAAATTAGTGGGCATTGTGGGCAAGGAAGATGTACTGAAGACATTGATTAAGCCATGA
- a CDS encoding thiamine pyrophosphate-dependent dehydrogenase E1 component subunit alpha, with the protein MKKKEITSDFQVSLFTRMVLIRKFEEKIVALCRESYQLPGMQILANGQEAVATGVVSALEPEDIIVSNHRSHGHLLARGADLNSLMAEIMAKADGVNYGKAGTLHLSMPEINALMTSTVVGAGPPLAVGAAFAQQYQSLNGVTVVFFGDGAAAEGSVHEAMNLSGIWKLPILFICENNGWAGAQRPEEHSAAPQIHKRAQGYNMPGQSVDGNDVEAIYHLSLELLEHCRSGKGPAFMETLTYRMRGHGEQDHQHYVNPEELKAWALKCPIIRYRRMLLNAGILDKAQIQRIEQDAEARVAAAVAFGDASPYPESDTALTDVFVQPFNA; encoded by the coding sequence ATGAAAAAAAAAGAAATAACGTCGGACTTTCAAGTCAGTCTTTTCACCCGCATGGTTTTGATCCGAAAATTTGAAGAAAAAATTGTGGCCCTCTGCCGGGAATCATACCAACTGCCGGGTATGCAAATTTTGGCCAACGGCCAGGAAGCCGTGGCCACGGGTGTCGTGTCAGCCCTCGAGCCGGAGGACATCATCGTCAGTAACCACCGTAGTCACGGACATCTATTGGCCAGAGGTGCCGACTTAAATTCTCTAATGGCCGAAATTATGGCAAAAGCAGACGGCGTTAACTATGGCAAGGCCGGCACCCTGCATCTATCCATGCCTGAGATCAATGCCCTGATGACCTCTACAGTCGTTGGCGCCGGGCCGCCCCTGGCTGTTGGTGCTGCTTTTGCCCAGCAATATCAATCGCTGAACGGCGTGACCGTGGTGTTCTTCGGTGACGGCGCAGCGGCTGAAGGTAGCGTGCATGAGGCAATGAATTTGTCCGGCATCTGGAAACTGCCGATTCTGTTCATTTGTGAAAATAACGGCTGGGCCGGTGCCCAGCGCCCTGAAGAGCATTCCGCCGCACCTCAAATCCACAAGCGGGCCCAAGGGTACAATATGCCCGGTCAGAGTGTGGACGGCAACGACGTGGAGGCGATCTATCATCTAAGCCTTGAATTGCTTGAACACTGCCGCTCAGGAAAGGGGCCGGCTTTTATGGAAACCCTGACCTACCGGATGCGTGGACATGGCGAACAGGACCACCAGCATTATGTGAATCCGGAGGAACTCAAGGCGTGGGCCCTCAAGTGCCCAATAATAAGATATCGCCGGATGCTTCTCAACGCTGGTATTCTGGATAAAGCCCAAATTCAACGCATCGAACAGGATGCCGAAGCTCGCGTGGCAGCGGCTGTGGCTTTTGGAGACGCCAGCCCGTATCCTGAATCCGACACCGCCTTGACAGATGTGTTCGTCCAGCCGTTTAATGCCTGA